A single Apodemus sylvaticus chromosome 20, mApoSyl1.1, whole genome shotgun sequence DNA region contains:
- the Baz2a gene encoding bromodomain adjacent to zinc finger domain protein 2A isoform X2: MEANDHFNFTGLPPAPAASGLKPSPSSGEGLYTNGSPMNFPQQGKSLNGDVNVNGLSTVSHTTTSGILNSAPHSSSTSHLHHPNVAYDCLWNYSQYPSANPGSNLKDPPLLSQFPGGQYPLNGILGGSRQPSSPSHNTNLRAGSQEFWANGTQSPMGLNFDSQELYDSFPDQNFEVMPNGPPSFFTSPQTSPMLGSSIQTFAPSQDVSSNIHPDETGEKELTSVVAENGTGLVGSLELEEEQPELKMCGYNGSVSSVESLHQEVSVLVPDPTVSCLDDPSHLPDQLEDTPILSEDSLEPFDSLATEPVSGGLYGMDDTELMGAEDKLPLEGNPVISALDCPSLSNANAFSLLADDSQTSASIFVSPTSPPVLGDSVLQDNSFGLNSGSDSEQEEMETQSSNFQRPLTEPAPDQPPSIQLHPAVSPTASPVASLTASAEISPAVSPVASSPVPPEVFAAVSPASSPALPTISLEASMTTPVTSSQGSPEPAPAAAFQTVSPGSKDVSNAPEACADREEMTGDVVAVSGSGDVLKRRIATPEEVRLPLQHGWRREVRIKKGSHRWQGETWYYGPCGKRMKQFPEVIKYLSRNVVHSVRREHFSFSPRMPVGDFFEERDTPEGVQWVRLSAEEIPSRIQAITGKRGRPRNNEKAKSKEVPKVKRGRGRPPKIKMPEQTNKADSRLPKKLETQEILSEEDKAKMTKSKKKMKQKGQRGESQTPVQGQHKQRCFQSHLRRNDFPYGLQARNKRKQDTKNLKQKDTKKKFKAEKEKMKTKQEKPKEKVKREKKEKVKVKGKEEPRARPSCRTAAQRRLEEQQRQQAILEEMKKPTEDMCLADHQPLPDFTRIPGLTLSSRAFSDCLTIVEFLHSFGKVLGFDLTKDIPSLGVLQEGLLCQGDSLDKVQDLLVRLLKAALHDPGLPPYCQSLKILGEKVSEIPLTRDNVSEILRCFLMAYRVEPSFCDSLRTQPFQAQPPQQKAAILAFLVHELNGSTIIINEIDKTLENMSSYRKNKWIVEGRLRRLKTALAKRTGRPEVLMEGAEDGLGRRRSSRIMEETSGIEEEEEEESTAAIHGRRGRRDGEVDVVASSIPELERHIEKLSKRQLFFRKKLLHSSQMLRAVSLGQDRYRRHYWVLPCLAGIFVEGSEGSTDTEDEIKQETESLMEAVTSTPRSARVSVKRESVGSNTSTSPGRSRGRPRKPKPGSVQPQHLMSTIGEHDSEQAQTQAHPGPQPQPQAPTQPHLQSSSGFLEPEGSPFSLGQSQHDLSQSAFLSWLSQTQSHNSLLSSSVLTPDSSPGKLDSAPSQSLEEPEPDEAQSCRGPQGPWFNFSAQIPCDAAPTPPPAVSEDQPTPSLQLPASSKPMNTPGAANPCSPVQLSSTHLPGGAPKRLSGDSEEMPQSPTGLGQLKRRGRPPSKFFKQVEQHYLTQLTAQPIPPGEQAWLGQGKHGDMCSGWWWIRDPETLDVLLKALHPRGIREKALHKHLSKHKDFLQEVCLQPLTDPIFEPNQLPALEEGIMSWSPKEKTYETDLAVLQWVEELEQRVVLSDLQIRGWTCPSPDSTREDLTYCEHLPDSQEDIPWRGRGREGTVPQRQNTNPLDLAVMRLAVLEQNVERRYLREPLWAAHEVVVEKALLSTPNGAPDSTSTEISYEITPRVRVWRQTLERCRSAAQVCLCVGQLERSIAWEKSVNKVTCLVCRKGDNDEFLLLCDGCDRGCHIYCHRPKMEAVPEGDWFCAVCLAQVEEEYTRRPGFPKRGQKRKSSFPLTFTEGDSPRRRRRMLSRSRESPAVPRYPEDRLSPSKRRRHSMRSHHSDLTFCESILMEMESHDAAWPFLEPVNPRLVSGYRRVIKNPMDFSTMRERLLRGGYTSSEEFAADALLVFDNCQTFNEDDSEVGKAGHIMRRFFESRWEEFYQGKQANL, encoded by the exons ATGGAGGCAAACGACCATTTTAACTTTACTGGCCTTCCTCCTGCACCAGCTGCCTCAGGACTGAAACCCTCTCCTTCCTCAGGGGAGGGCCTCTACACTAACGGGTCTCCCATGAACTTCCCACAGCAAGGGAAAA gTTTGAATGGGGATGTGAATGTTAATGGCTTATCTACTGTATCTCACACTACTACTTCAGGGATTTTGAACTCTGCTCCCCACTCCTCTAGCACCTCACACCTCCATCACCCTAATGTGGCCTACGACTGTCTTTGGAACTACTCACAGTACCCATCTGCCAATCCTGGCAGCAACCTCAAGGACCCACCCCTTCTTTCTCAGTTCCCTGGGGGACAATACCCGCTCAACGGTATCCTTGGGGGCAGCCGACAACCTTCATCCCCAAGTCACAACACTAATCTTCGAGCTGGGAGCCAAGAGTTCTGGGCCAATGGTACCCAGAGTCCGATGGGGCTTAACTTCGACTCACAGGAGCTGTATGATTCTTTTCCTGACCAGAATTTTGAGGTGATGCCCAATGGACCCCCAAGTTTTTTCACCTCGCCACAGACTTCTCCAATGTTGGGGTCTAGTATCCAGACCTTTGCACCTTCCCAGGATGTAAGCAGTAACATCCATCCTGATGAGACAGGAGAAAAGGAACTGACTTCAGTTGTAGCAGAAAACGGCACTGGCTTGGTAGGCAGCCTGGAGCTGGAGGAAGAACAGCCAG AACTGAAGATGTGTGGCTACAATGGTTCTGTCTCCTCTGTGGAGTCTTTACACCAAGAAGTCTCCGTCCTGGTCCCTGATCCCACAGTGAGCTGTCTAGATGATCCTTCACATCTTCCTGATCAACTGGAAGACACTCCAATCCTCAGTGAAGACTCTCTCGAGCCTTTTGACTCTCTGGCAACAG AGCCAGTCAGTGGCGGGCTTTACGGTATGGACGACACAGAGCTGATGGGTGCAGAAGACAAGCTGCCACTGGAGGGCAACCCTGTGATCTCGGCCCTCGATTGCCCTTCTCTCAGTAATGCTAATGCCTTCAGTCTCCTGGCTGACGACAGCCAGACATCAGCCTCCATCTTTGTcagccccacctccccacccgTCTTAGGGGATTCTGTCTTGCAAG ATAACAGCTTTGGACTTAACAGTGGCAGTGACTCTGAACAGGAAGAAATGGAGACCCAGTCTTCAAACTTCCAACGTCCCCTGACTGAGCCAGCCCCTGACCAGCCACCTAGTATTCAACTACATCCAGCAGTCTCACCAACAGCCTCCCCAGTAGCCTCCTTGACAGCATCTGCAGAAATCTctccagctgtctctccagtaGCATCCTCGCCTGTCCCTCCTGAAGTCTTTGCAGCAGTCTCTCCAGCTTCCTCACCTGCTCTCCCAACTATCTCTTTGGAAGCTTCTATGACAACTCCAGTAACTTCTTCTCAAGGTTCCCCTGAACCTGCTCCAGCAGCTGCCTTCCAGACAGTCTCCCCAGGAAGTAAAGATGTCAGCAATGCCCCTGAAGCTTGTGCTGATCGGGAAGAGATGACTGGAGACGTAGTCGCAGTCTCTGGTAGTG GGGATGTACTGAAGAGACGTATTGCTACCCCAGAAGAAGTTCGTCTTCCCCTCCAGCATGG GTGGCGAAGAGAAGTACGCATCAAGAAGGGCAGCCATCGGTGGCAGGGGGAGACTTGGTATTATGGCCCCTGTGGGAAGAGAATGAAGCAATTTCCAGAAGTTATCAAG TACCTGAGCCGAAATGTGGTGCACAGTGTCCGCCGTGAGCACTTCAGCTTCAGTCCCCGCATGCCTGTTGGAGATTTCTTTGAAGAAAGAGATACACCAGAG GGTGTGCAGTGGGTCCGGTTATCAGCAGAGGAGATTCCTTCCAGAATTCAAGCAATCACTGGCAAACGAGGCCGACCTCGGAACAATGAGAAGGCTAAGAGCAAGGAAGTTCCCAAAGTGAAGCGGGGCCGAGGTCGGCCTCCTAAGATCAAAATGCCTGAGCAGACGAATAAAGCAGATAGCCGGCTTCCAAAGAAACTGGAAACCCAAG AAATACTGAGTGAGGAGGATAAAGCAAAAATGActaaaagcaaaaagaagatgaagcaGAAGGGACAGCGTGGAGAGAGTCAGACTCCTGTCCAAGGGCAG CACAAGCAGAGGTGCTTTCAGAGTCATTTGAGGAGAAATGACTTCCCTTATGGTTTACAGGCCAGAAACAAGAGGAAGCAAGACACCAAGAACTTAAAGCAGAAGGACACTAAGAAGAAATTCAAG gctgagaaagagaagatgaagacaaagcaggagaagccaaaggaaaaggtaaagagggaaaagaaggaaaaagtaaaagtgaagggaaaggaagagcccAGAGCCAGGCCGTCCTGTCGAACCGCTGCACAGAGGCGGCTGgaggagcagcagaggcagcaggctaTCTTGGAGGAGATGAAGAAGCCCACAGAGGATATGTGTCTGGCTGACCACCAG cccctgcccgaCTTCACACGCATCCCTGGTTTAACACTGTCCAGTAGGGCTTTCTCAGACTGCTTGACCATCGTGGAGTTCCTGCACAGTTTTGGCAAAGTGCTGGGCTTTGACCTTACCAAAGACATTCCTAGTCTAGGAGTGCTGCAGGAGGGACTCTTATGTCAAGGCGACAGCTTGGACAAAGTGCAAGACCTGCTGGTGCGGCTCCTGAAGGCTGCACTCCATGATCCTGGCCTGCCTCCCTACTGTCAG TCCCTGAAAATCTTGGGGGAGAAGGTGTCGGAGATCCCGTTGACCAGAGACAATGTGTCTGAGATCCTGCGCTGCTTCCTCATGGCATACAGAGTGGAGCCATCCTTCTGCGACAGCCTGCGTACCCAGCCTTTCCAGGCCCAGCCCCCTCAACAGAAGGCTGCGATTCTCGCCTTCCTTGTGCATGAGCTCAACGGTTCCACCATTATCATCAA TGAGATTGACAAGACTCTGGAGAATATGTCCAGCTACAGGAAAAACAAATGGATTGTTGAAGGCCGACTCCGGAG ACTGAAAACTGCTCTGGCCAAGAGAACTGGGCGGCCTGAGGTTTTGATGGAAGGGGCAGAAGATGGCCTGGGACGGAGGCGCAGCTCTCGGATCATGGAGGAAACCAGTGGcatagaagaggaggaagaggaggaaagtacGGCAGCGATCCATGGTCGCAGGGGTCGAAGAGATGGAGAG GTTGATGTTGTGGCATCCAGCATTCCAGAGCTAGAGCGCCATATAGAAAAACTCAGTAAG CGTCAGCTCTTCTTTAGAAAAAAGCTGCTTCACTCATCACAGATGCTTCGGGCAGTGTCCTTGGGTCAAGACCGCTATAGACGCCATTACTGGGTATTACCATGTCTTGCTGGTATCTTTGTGGAAGGATCGGAGGGGAGCACAG ATActgaagatgaaataaagcaagaaaCTGAGTCCTTGATGGAAGCAGTCACTTCAACACCCCGCTCTGCCCGAGTCTCTGTAAAGAGGGAGTCAGTTGGCTCTAACACCTCTACTTCTCCGGGCCGGTCCCGAGGCCGGCCTCGAAAACCTAAGCCTGGGTCTGTGCAGCCTCAGCACCTTATGTCCACCATCGGGGAACATGATTCAGAACAAGCCCAGACTCAAGCTCACCCTggacctcagcctcagcctcaggccCCTACCCAGCCCCATCTTCAGTCCAGTAGCGGGTTCCTAGAGCCAGAAGGTTCCCCTTTCTCTCTGGGTCAGAGCCAGCATGACCTCAGCCAGTCTGCCTTCCTGTCTTGGCTGAGCCAGACTCAGAGCCACAATTCCCTACTGAGTAGCTCAGTCCTCACGCCTGATAGCAGCCCAGGAAAATTAGACTCTGCTCCATCTCAGTCCCTGGAGGAGCCAGAGCCTGATGAGGCACAATCCTGCCGTGGGCCTCAAGGTCCCTGGTTCAACTTCTCAGCCCAGATACCCTGTGATGCTGCTCCTACACCACCCCCTGCAGTTTCTGAAGACCAACCTACTCCCTCCCTCCAGCTGCCTGCCTCCTCTAAACCA ATGAACACACCTGGTGCTGCCAATCCTTGTTCCCCAGTGCAGCTCTCTTCCACCCACTTGCCTGGAGGGGCCCCTAAGAGGCTATCAGGGGACTCTGAAGAAATGCCACAGAGTCCCACAGGGCTGGGACAACTAAAGCGGAGAGGGAGACCTCCTAGCAAGTTCTTCAAGCAGGTGGAGCAGCATTACTTAACCCAGCTGACAGCCCAGCCTATCCCCCCTGGTGAGCAAGCTTGGCTAGGACAGGGCAAGCATGGAG ACATGTGCTCAGGCTGGTGGTGGATCCGAGATCCTGAGACACTGGATGTCCTGCTCAAGGCACTGCATCCCCGAGGCATCCGGGAGAAGGCTCTTCACAAACATCTCAGCAAGCACAAGGACTTTTTGCAGGAAGTTTGTTTACAGCCCTTAACTG ATCCCATCTTTGAGCCTAATCAGCTGCCTGCCTTGGAAGAAGGAATTATGAGCTGGTCCCCCAAAGAGAAAACTTACGAAACAGACCTGGCTGTGCTTCAGTGGGTGGAGGAGCTAGAACAACGGGTTGTCCTCTCGGATCTACAGATCCGG ggCTGGACATGCCCTAGCCCAGACTCCACCAGAGAAGACTTGACctactgtgagcatctgcctgaTTCCCAGGAGGATATCCCTTGGAGGGGTCGGGGCAGGGAAGGAACAGTACCTCAGCGGCAGAACACCAACCCTCTGGACCTGGCTGTGATGCGATTGGCTGTTCTGGAGCAAAATGTAGAGCGGCGGTACTTGCGGGAGCCCCTCTGGGCGGCCCATGAGGTGGTAGTGGAGAAGGCCCTACTGAGCACGCCCAATGGTGCCCCTGACAGCACCTCAACTGAGAT ATCCTATGAGATCACCCCTCGTGTCCGAGTCTGGCGGCAGACACTTGAGAGGTGCCGTAGTGCAGCCcaagtgtgcttgtgtgtgggcCAGCTGGAAAGGTCCATCGCGTGGGAGAAGTCTGTCAACAAGGTG ACCTGCCTGGTCTGCCGGAAGGGTGACAATGATGAGTTTCTCCTGCTTTGTGATGGGTGTGACCGAGGCTGCCACATTTATTGTCATCGGCCCAAGATGGAGGCTGTTCCAGAAGGAGACTGGTTCTGTGCTGTCTGTCTGGCCCAG GTGGAGGAAGAATACACTCGGAGGCCTGGTTTTCCAAAACGAGGCCAAAAGCGGAAAAGTAGTTTTCCACTGACCTTCACAGAAGGTGACAGCCCGCGCCGGCGGCGACGGATGTTGTCAAGGAGCCGAGAAAGCCCAGCAGTGCCTCGGTACCCAGAAGACAGGCTGTCTCCCTCCAAAAGACGGCGACATTCAATGAGAAGCCACCACAGTGATCTCACATTTTGCGA GAGTATCCTGATGGAGATGGAGTCCCACGATGCAGCCTGGCCTTTCCTGGAGCCTGTGAACCCTCGCTTGGTGAGTGGATACCGACGTGTCATCAAGAACCCTATGGATTTTTCCACCATGCGAGAACGCCTGCTCCGTGGAGG GTACACTAGCTCAGAAGAGTTTGCAGCTGATGCCCTGCTGGTTTTTGACAACTGCCAGACCTTCAATGAGGATGACTCTGAAGTGGGCAAGGCTGGGCACATCATGCGCCGCTTCTTTGAGAGTCGCTGGGAGGAATTTTATCAGGGAAAACAGGCCAATCTGTGA